One bacterium genomic region harbors:
- the rpe gene encoding ribulose-phosphate 3-epimerase, whose translation MPDFRIAPSILSADFGHLAEEVSAAQAAGADWIHLDVMDGHFVPNLTIGPDIVHAVSKACSLAMDVHLMVEHPEHLIDEFADKGATAIGVHVEACVHLHRVLEQIHARNVRACVVLNPATPAASIAPVLPDVEQILVMTVNPGFGGQSFIKQTLPKVAELRSMISASGREIDLVVDGGVSAKNVAEVAAHGADVFVMGSAFFKCEDRDYKRYVDQVRGILEPYTEAPTGE comes from the coding sequence ATGCCGGATTTCCGCATCGCCCCTTCAATTCTGTCCGCCGACTTCGGTCACCTGGCCGAAGAAGTCTCCGCCGCCCAGGCCGCCGGCGCCGACTGGATCCACCTGGACGTAATGGACGGCCACTTCGTCCCGAATCTGACGATCGGCCCCGACATCGTGCACGCCGTCTCGAAGGCCTGTTCCCTGGCGATGGACGTGCACCTGATGGTCGAACACCCCGAACACCTGATCGACGAGTTCGCCGACAAGGGCGCAACCGCGATCGGCGTCCACGTGGAAGCCTGCGTCCACCTGCACCGCGTGCTCGAACAGATCCACGCGCGAAACGTGCGCGCCTGCGTCGTGCTCAACCCGGCCACCCCCGCCGCGAGCATCGCACCGGTCCTGCCCGACGTCGAACAGATCCTGGTCATGACGGTCAACCCGGGCTTCGGCGGCCAGAGCTTCATCAAGCAGACCCTGCCCAAGGTCGCAGAACTGCGCAGCATGATCAGCGCAAGCGGCCGCGAAATCGACCTGGTCGTAGACGGCGGAGTCAGCGCAAAAAACGTCGCCGAAGTAGCCGCCCACGGAGCCGACGTCTTCGTCATGGGCTCAGCGTTTTTCAAATGCGAAGATCGAGACTACAAGCGCTACGTGGATCAAGTACGCGGGATACTCGAGCCCTACACGGAGGCGCCGACCGGCGAGTGA